The Syngnathus typhle isolate RoL2023-S1 ecotype Sweden linkage group LG14, RoL_Styp_1.0, whole genome shotgun sequence genome segment ACCATATGAATTGGAATATCACAGAAGGCTAATGTCCCACTATGAGGGAGGCAGATGTGCACGTATTCAAATTCCAAATGTGTTGCAGTGGCTTCGCTGTGGGCATCTACGCAACCAACTCGCCAGAAGCGTGCCAGTACGTGGCCGAGAACTGCAAGGCGAATATCCTCGTGGTGGAGAACCACAAGCAGCTGCAGAAGATCCTTCAAGTGCAAGACAGTTTGCCACATCTGAAAGCCATTGTCCAGTACAAGGGGAAAGTGAAGGAGAAGAAAGCAAACCTGTACAGCGTAAGTGAATAAAGACGAACGGCGCGTGGAGAAGCAGCAATGGTCTTCTTCCTCCCCGCAGTGGTCCGAGTTCATGAAACTGGGACTTGAGGTTTCTGACGTTTCGCTCGATGACATCGTCGCCAAGCAGAAGGCGAATCAGTGCTGCACGCTCATTTACACCTCAGGAACCACCGGCCAGCCCAAAGGAGTCATGCTCAGCCATGATAATGTAAGCGCCTGATTCACATGTGGCCAAATTTGAAAAAGCCCCAGGTTCTTCACATTTTGTCTCCTTCTTAACCCTCAGCTGACATGGACGGCGCTCTCCACCGCTCGCCACGTGGGCCTGACGGATGCCACGGATTCCCAGGAGGTGGTGGTCAGTTACCTTCCCCTCAGCCACATCGCCGCCCAGATGGTGGACATCTGGCTTACCATGAGGGTGGGCGGGGTCACACACTTTGCTGACCCCGATGCACTTAAGGTCAGTcgtgtttttttgtctttttttatgatgatgatgacgccaCGATGATCTCTGGGTCTTGAAAAATCGGTCAAAACACATGCTTGAGTTGCGGTGCTGTCCGTTTGCAGGGCTCGTTGGTGAACACCATGAAGGAGGTGCGTCCCACGGCCTTCATGGGGGTGCCACGCGTCTGGGAGAAGATGCAAGAGAAGATGAAGGCCACTGGAGCAAAGTCGTCGGCTGTTCGCCGCAAAGTTGCCGCCTGGGCCAAAGACGTGGGTCTGCAGACCAATCTGTCCAAGATGAACGTGTAAGTAAATGCAGCGTTGCAGTTTTGGAACAGCTGTTTGAAGATGCCTTTTCTCTTGAAGAACCAGAGCAGCGGAACACACACCGTTGAGTTACCAAATAGCCAAGAAGCTGGTGTTCAAGAAGGTGCGCAAGGCTCTGGGTCTGGACCGCTGCCACAGGTGCTACACGGGTGCCGCTCCTATTACCCGGGACACGCTGGAGTTCTTCCTCAGCCTGGACATTCCATTGTACGAGCTGTACGGCATGAGCGAGTCCACCGGACCGCACACCGTCTCCATCCCAGACGCCTTTAGGATCACCAGGTATTTGCCGTATGCTTTCACGCAACTCTGGATCCGTGGGCCGGTTCTGACCCTCGGGCCTTAAGGCAAGTGTCCcgattttttcttctcctttttgtTGCCCTCCAGCTGTGGCAAGGAGATCCCTGGGTGCAAGACAAAGTTGCACAACCCAGACCAAGATGGGACCGGGGAAGTCTGCTTCTGGGGTCGCCACGTCTTCATGGGTTACCTCAACATGGACAACAAGACTGAGGAAGCTCTGGATTCGGAGGGCTGGCTGCATTCCGGCGACTTGGGCAAACGCGACAGCAATGGATTCCTCTTCATCACCGGTCGAATTAAAGGTTTGGACTTCTTGGAACGGGAGCGCCCTGGCTTCTTTAAATAGCTTTCTCAACAATGCTCCTTTTGTCTTTTCAGAGTTAATCATCACAGCAGGGGGAGAGAACATCCCTCCTGTGCCAAGCGAGGACGCAGTCAAGGAAGCTCTGCCGCTGATTAGCAATGCCATGCTGATAGGAGACAAGAGAAAGTTTCTGTCCATGCTCCTCACCATTAAGGTATGACAGAACAATGTATTGCGTAAGCTTCACAGTCAACACCAGGTTCTCTTTTGGTCTTGCAGATAACACTTTGATTTTGATCTCAAATCTCATTTTCGATCGGTCAAAGGCCGTATGGCaacactgccatcttgtggctgaTTGCAACACCACATGACCAAGGAAACAAATGTTGGACGAGGATCCAGTTTGGATTCTTGTTCTTGTTTGGATTCCTTTCAGAGCAAGATGAGCAGGAAGTACTTGGAGAATATATCGGTCATTTGAACTTTAAAAGTGCAATCTTTAAAGATGACTTTTTACAAACTTTAAGGTACAGAGACGCTCAACAGTTTCACGCTCGAGACTTTGAAAATAGGACCAATTTTTTGGGTTCTTAATTAAAATAACCGTGATTTCCCCTTCAGTGCCAGCTCAACGCTGACGGTGCCCCATTGGACGAGCTCACTCCAGAGGCCGTGGAGATCTGCAAGAAACTGGGAAGTCAAGCAACGTGCGTCTCCGAACTGGCGGGCGGCCGCGATCGCGCCGTAAACGCTGCCATCCAGGACGCCATCAACCGGGTGAATGAGAAAGCCGTCTCCAACGCTCAGCGGATCCAAAAGTGGCACATTCTCCCGCAAGACTTCTCCATCCCTGGAGGAGAGCTGGGTAAGTAGCGGCCATCTCAAGAAGCGCTGTTCTCTGGAACATGCCTACTGGCTTGGTTAATGACTCGAAATGAATTGACGGACATGATGGTCTATTCCTCTTCTGCAGGTCCCACCATGAAGCTGAAGCGGCCGGTGGTGTCCAAAATGTACCAAGAGCAGATTGACAACTTTTACAAGGAAGTGACCTCTCCGACGACCCCCGACAACCCGCTGCCTACCAAATAAGAGAAAGGAGTTGTCGTATATCCATTTGCTTGTTTATCGTTTTTTCAAGTTCTGTTTTGATTGCCTTATTTTGGTTTACATTTGAGGACAAGAGAAAGCCATTGTAAATtcaattagcttttttttttccaactatttATTTGTGTTGCATACGGATGTGAAGTAGCAGCAAAGAAAAGCTCGTTTGTCATacttgaaaatgaaaatcacCAAATTCCCCAAATAGCTTTGAGAAAAGTTTGAGTCAACAGCGAATTTTCAGTTTGCTTGGGCCAAACTTGTCCATACAGCCATAACTAACAcgccctcacaatatttatgagcacgtcttgtaaacaagcaTTGCAGTCAAGTTAAGCGgtaagctaatgctagcgtTAGCGAGAAGCTAACGAATGCATTATTGTGTTCCCCAAGAATAACCTTCGATGCAATTCATGTGATAAAACTGCTCAAAATACATCTGCAAGTGAAACCATAAAGCGCACAAAGCTATAATCAGCAGAAAGACTCATGCTAAGTATGCTAATGCTATGAAAACGAGGGTATCATGGACACACAATAATGTGAAATACAggttattatttttgtgtcgtCTCAAGCTTACCGCTTTACTCTGTCCGTCGTTTCCACACATTCCTTTTTTGGTGTAGATGAATGCATCCAACAAGGGAGAATTTGGATCTTGGGCATCCTTGAGGTGTTTGTCTCTCCGGGTAATAAAGATGGCGGAACGGTGAAACCGTTTGGCTGCACCCATTACTTGATTTGGTAGACTGCCGTAAtagatgaaaaatacaaaatggacaGTAAAAAATATCCTCCAAACATATAAAAGTCCTGGAGACACGaagtgcacaataaaatgtatttaaaagctaaaaaaaaaataaaggatttTCCATGTATGTAATGAAATCCTTCATttgtgaatcggttgaaaaggAAGTAGTATCACATTTAAATGATGACGTTAAATCCAGATTGTATACTTTATATGTTAAATCATCCAAATAGGTGAAGCTTTTTGGGCTGATGTGACAGCTggaggctcgctcgctcgttcaTTTGCACTGGTTGTGTTCATTTGCTCTTAAATGGTATTGGATTGTAAATATGCTTTTGCTTTAAACCTTCATGTGTTTGTTTACGTGCAAGGAAAATGAAACAATGGTTGGATTCTATTCAACTGGTATAACTGAGTTGTTTATATCGAAACAGTTGGCACACTTTATGCAACTTATGTCAACTACTATTATGATCATCAAGCATTTAGTTTCCCAGAAAACAGTCTCTACTTGAAAAGCCAAGTTGATGAAATCCAAAGAGCACTCTTTTGATTGTTGTAACATGATGACTTGGGGAACTGGGTCATGAAAACTAGGTGAAGTTCTGGGTTTACATGGTGTCATTTCTTATTTCTACCATGTATTGTTTTGATGAAGGGATGTGAGTGAGTTTACTTTCTGTTCAATGACACTGGTTATATGCTGCCACAACTCAATTTAATGAAGGAGGCGTCCGTGTGTTCAACTATAATTCAAAATAAGCACCAAGCTGTGACATTTCTTGGAAGTTTGACTCAACTAATGATGCTCTTATTAGTAGGTATGTGGTTGGTGAGTCGGTTAGGCAGAAGGAAGCTTGTAAATGTCAATGACCAAACGGGAAATAATAAAAGTTGTCCATTCCAGTATCTTGTGTTTGTCTTATTTACAGATCCACACAGgagactatatatatatatatatatatatgtatatattttgtcTTTACTGTTTGTATGAACGTTGAAGGTGAATTCATAATTTGTATGACATTGAAATTTTAAATGATCAAGCagtgcgcaaaaaaaaaaccatgaacAGGAAGTCTCCAACTCCAACTCGATGTAACAAAGGTCATTTTACGGTCAACGAGGCCCTGTGAAATGTTTTAACGGGGATCCATTGATGGTGGTACCTCCATCACAACGCCGTGACATCATCCTATTGATCAGCCCTGAAGCAATAAGGATCCTTCCCACCAGAAAATAATTTGCCCTATGGATGATCAGCAAGCACGTGATGGGCCCGACCTATTTCTGCGTGTCCTTTTCACCCCACGTGCAGCCACATGAACTCCATATGAACCCCGTGAGCAGGTCGGCCGGCGGTCAATGATGAGACACCGTGACAGTACTTCATGACTTTATTATgattttccaaataaaaataacattaaaataACATGTTTCGACTATGACAACAACTTGCATCATATGGCCACATGGTGGCATTTCAATGCCAAGTTTGTCTTTGACCAAATTGACTTGCTCATGTGCCCTTCATCTGGTTTGTTCTGTGTTGACCACATCTTGATGTTGCCACCAATTTCCTCACAACCCCCCCAGTCAAAGAATTGAACCCTTATAAATACACATGCTCTTCCTTTCAAGATGCACACAACAGATTATTGACCTCAGATGTATTGTCCAAGTGTAAATGGCCAGCTCCCGCAGTCCCCTCCTTTCCTATGACGTGTTTGTGCCGAGCGTCGTCTATGAAACCGTACGTCAAAGCACAGGAAAacccaaaattattatttttttttagcttaacaGCTCCCTGAACAAAAGTGTGGCGTTCTCTCTGTGGTCCAGTTATTGTGACTGGAAGCAGACAGTGATTAAGTTGAGGTCATCCAGCAAACATCTGCAACACCTGCTTCTTGGTGCTCAGCTGTCATGAGATACACAAAAACATTACAGGGAACGTGCCAGGAAAAAGAGTtcaggcaaaaaagaaaaagagcttCGAGAGGGCATGTTGGTTGGTGACGGCTAGTGACAAAATGCGCCCAAATTCAAGACGATTAAATTAACAAAAacaatttggcaaaaaacaatcaaataataTCATATTGCATGTAAATATTGTATAAAATCcttaaaaatacaatttaggGAACTATTTAAGTACTGAAGTCATCACAGCCAAAAGTGCAGAGGTCCATAAATAAAACGTAGACTGTGGGTAGACTGCGGGGCATTTCTTGGGTCAACATCCACTCCAATGACCCGGTTGGGTACAAAGAGTAGCGGGTCAAACAGTCAAGAGTTCATGAACTCGGACGTCCACTCAGAAGAGGACGCCTGGCTGTCACACAAAGCAACTGGGAGTCGGTCGGGGTTTTGTTGACAGAGGCACAGGCGGGATGGGccggggggggggctgtttcaAAACAACAGCAGTGAGCAGAGTGACGGCCCCCGCAACACGCCAGTATTAAAGCTACACAATAAATACACAAAAGGCAGAGCGGCAAAGGACGCATTCAGTTCAAGTGTGGACCTCCACCCCAGGCTGCTGCATGGCATTTCTCTCCATCTTGTGTTGAAGCCTAGGCGGGAGCTTCATCAAGAAAGGCCATTGCCCTGTCTAGTGTGAAtgtagtgctttgctgccatcttgtggcaaccACGTGCAACTACAAACCTGTTGTAAACATTGCTATTACTGTCATGGACTATGAAGTGAACTGGGTTCGGTTCCCTGTGACCCTGAGCGCACTTTTTCAGCTTTCATTAACAATATCCATACTTGTACACGTGATTGGTGAAGAAGTTGCGTGAAATTGGTTTGGGGTTGAGATGACTGGGCTCTTCAAAGACTGATTCTATTGCGAGTGGTCATCATGATTTGATAGTTCACCTCGAAGGAAGGGAGGTCACATACACAGCAAGCCCAAATCGACAGTTTCTACAGCTAGTTCATATaacgtaccccccccccccccacattaaACACTGAGCTAGTGGCAGAAAAGCAAAAACATAAACACCAGTTATACAGTTTCTACAGAGATGACGAGAGGAAGGACTACAACTGCCTACAAGGACACTGGGGAAGAAAAAGAAGCCTTTAAGACAATACTGAAGAATCAGGCAGCCTGATTAACACTTGCTTTCCCCCTTTTTCAAAGCGGAGGGGGGCGGTGGTGGTGGGGATGGGGTGGGGATGCTGGGGAACACCCACTTCATGCTGCAGAAAGGCACTAGAGTGGGCTTGTTGGGcgtagaaaaataaaattgagatACATTCATAGCTCACAGGTCATTTAACCGCAAATCTGGGAGTAGAAACACAAATGCATttgtagaaaaataaaatattaaaaaaaaaaaaaaaaaggggggggcgggggcacATGGCCCctactttttcttatttttggatTCTGGGAGACGAGTATGGCTACTTTTATTAGTTTTACAAATCCACCAGTCGGCAATCCAAGAACGCACTGGCGACCAGCAGTGGAGCCCTTTGGTGCACGCTGGCAtgagagggaaggagggaaggaaggaaggaaggaaggatgcacTTGCAGCTTTGGGGGTGCTGGGAGGTGAAATTTGGAGAGGCATTGGCGCGAGGTCAGGGCTCAGCTTTCAGTGCAAGAGCAAAGTCATGTTGGGATGTTGGGAGAGCAGCGATGCCAtccaaacacgcacgcacgcttccACATGTACACATGCGTGTGCGTTCCAAAATAAGAAAAGTCAGTAACTGCCAAGGCCCAATGGGGCTGATTGCAGGGGGATGGGATGTGGAGTGATCTGGCCGGGAAGGAGTGTGAATggaaagaaggaggagg includes the following:
- the acsbg2 gene encoding long-chain-fatty-acid--CoA ligase ACSBG2 isoform X2, with amino-acid sequence MQLTVCEPGAMSEVGVLQESDSVALSESTCDSGKNGAALDHVLDTANESLEEEPTVEKEEETAAPDAVTRKPEVSNEHAKNTQKVNGQRPGSLSVSAAPAPAPAPGSNLWTCQADGEVKLRMEDSGLAAETPLTVHQLFTTSVKNFGNYTAVSWKEGEQKKSLNYKQYYETCRTAAKSFLKLGLQPYHGVCILGFNSVEWFVADIGAILAGGFAVGIYATNSPEACQYVAENCKANILVVENHKQLQKILQVQDSLPHLKAIVQYKGKVKEKKANLYSWSEFMKLGLEVSDVSLDDIVAKQKANQCCTLIYTSGTTGQPKGVMLSHDNLTWTALSTARHVGLTDATDSQEVVVSYLPLSHIAAQMVDIWLTMRVGGVTHFADPDALKGSLVNTMKEVRPTAFMGVPRVWEKMQEKMKATGAKSSAVRRKVAAWAKDVGLQTNLSKMNVAAEHTPLSYQIAKKLVFKKVRKALGLDRCHRCYTGAAPITRDTLEFFLSLDIPLYELYGMSESTGPHTVSIPDAFRITSCGKEIPGCKTKLHNPDQDGTGEVCFWGRHVFMGYLNMDNKTEEALDSEGWLHSGDLGKRDSNGFLFITGRIKELIITAGGENIPPVPSEDAVKEALPLISNAMLIGDKRKFLSMLLTIKCQLNADGAPLDELTPEAVEICKKLGSQATCVSELAGGRDRAVNAAIQDAINRVNEKAVSNAQRIQKWHILPQDFSIPGGELGPTMKLKRPVVSKMYQEQIDNFYKEVTSPTTPDNPLPTK
- the acsbg2 gene encoding long-chain-fatty-acid--CoA ligase ACSBG2 isoform X1, whose protein sequence is MQLTVCEPGAMSEVGVLQESDSVALSESTCDSGKNGAALDHVLDTANESLEEEPTVEKEEETAAPDAVTRKPEVSNEHAKNTQKVNGQRPGSLSVSAAPAPAPAPGSNLWTCQADGEVKLRMEDSGLAAETPLTVHQLFTTSVKNFGNYTAVSWKEGEQKKSLNYKQYYETCRTAAKSFLKLGLQPYHGVCILGFNSVEWFVADIGAILAGGFAVGIYATNSPEACQYVAENCKANILVVENHKQLQKILQVQDSLPHLKAIVQYKGKVKEKKANLYSWSEFMKLGLEVSDVSLDDIVAKQKANQCCTLIYTSGTTGQPKGVMLSHDNLTWTALSTARHVGLTDATDSQEVVVSYLPLSHIAAQMVDIWLTMRVGGVTHFADPDALKGSLVNTMKEVRPTAFMGVPRVWEKMQEKMKATGAKSSAVRRKVAAWAKDVGLQTNLSKMNVTRAAEHTPLSYQIAKKLVFKKVRKALGLDRCHRCYTGAAPITRDTLEFFLSLDIPLYELYGMSESTGPHTVSIPDAFRITSCGKEIPGCKTKLHNPDQDGTGEVCFWGRHVFMGYLNMDNKTEEALDSEGWLHSGDLGKRDSNGFLFITGRIKELIITAGGENIPPVPSEDAVKEALPLISNAMLIGDKRKFLSMLLTIKCQLNADGAPLDELTPEAVEICKKLGSQATCVSELAGGRDRAVNAAIQDAINRVNEKAVSNAQRIQKWHILPQDFSIPGGELGPTMKLKRPVVSKMYQEQIDNFYKEVTSPTTPDNPLPTK